From a single Planctellipticum variicoloris genomic region:
- a CDS encoding MFS transporter: MTTPPPAPPLPLNVREDEVYGKVFWLQYLANTALVLANALTFRFAELVSFLGGTERIAGDIVAVGLAVAVVVRLSAAHVIDDFGTRRMWILSSLLYLVGCGLLIVARDIGWAIYLGRIAYVVGLTSMFACSMTNIQHRVPAHRRTEVIGNLGSSGFIGMILGSNIADWYIRFLPHGHVQFAALFGTAAVVGVVYLIIVLILTDGDRPLREHPSAPAFRLLFRHWPGMVVLVSMIMGLGVTVTTVFLTRYATHRGIEGLGWFFSAYAVSAFAFRILARNWSRTIGRHWMLIRGLLGHTAGHLLLLPVTEGWQFILPAIVCGFGHALLFPAVVSLGSGAFPPESRGAGTAIILGFTDFGSLLFSPILGRIIVDAGFTAMFLTSAATALLAAIIYVPIAIRHRDEESTPVASPPALAFDTE; encoded by the coding sequence ATGACCACCCCGCCCCCTGCTCCGCCGTTGCCGCTGAACGTCCGTGAGGACGAAGTCTACGGCAAAGTCTTCTGGCTGCAGTACCTCGCCAACACCGCCCTGGTGCTGGCCAACGCGCTGACGTTCCGGTTCGCCGAACTGGTGAGCTTTCTGGGAGGGACCGAGCGGATCGCCGGCGATATCGTCGCCGTGGGACTTGCCGTCGCCGTCGTCGTCCGGCTCTCTGCGGCCCACGTCATTGACGACTTCGGCACCCGGCGGATGTGGATTCTCTCGTCGCTGCTGTACCTCGTCGGCTGCGGTCTGCTGATCGTCGCCCGCGACATCGGCTGGGCGATCTATCTCGGCCGGATCGCCTATGTCGTCGGCCTGACTAGCATGTTCGCCTGTTCGATGACCAACATCCAGCACCGAGTGCCCGCCCATCGCCGGACCGAAGTCATCGGCAACCTCGGCAGCAGCGGGTTCATCGGCATGATTCTCGGCTCGAACATCGCCGACTGGTACATCCGCTTTCTGCCCCACGGCCACGTGCAATTTGCCGCGCTATTCGGCACCGCCGCAGTCGTGGGGGTGGTCTATCTGATCATCGTGCTGATCCTCACCGACGGCGACCGGCCGCTCCGGGAGCATCCCTCGGCGCCGGCCTTTCGACTGCTGTTCCGGCACTGGCCCGGCATGGTGGTTCTGGTCTCGATGATCATGGGACTGGGTGTCACCGTCACGACGGTCTTTCTCACCCGCTACGCGACGCATCGCGGCATCGAAGGGCTCGGCTGGTTCTTCAGCGCCTACGCAGTCTCCGCCTTCGCCTTCCGCATCCTGGCGCGAAACTGGAGCCGAACCATCGGCCGCCACTGGATGCTCATCCGCGGTCTGCTCGGCCACACCGCCGGCCATCTGCTGCTGTTGCCCGTCACGGAAGGCTGGCAGTTCATTCTGCCGGCGATCGTCTGCGGCTTCGGCCACGCCCTGCTCTTCCCGGCCGTCGTCTCGCTGGGTTCGGGAGCGTTTCCGCCCGAGTCCCGAGGCGCCGGAACCGCGATCATCCTGGGTTTCACCGACTTCGGCTCGCTCCTCTTCTCGCCAATCCTAGGGCGGATCATTGTGGATGCCGGGTTTACCGCGATGTTTCTAACCTCAGCCGCAACCGCCCTGCTGGCGGCGATCATCTACGTCCCGATCGCCATCCGGCACCGGGACGAAGAATCGACCCCGGTCGCCAGTCCGCCGGCGCTCGCGTTTGATACCGAATGA
- a CDS encoding ABC transporter permease — MNSTTLRTKWFILRTSIDERLAYRGDFAFATLVRFLPIVTQVFLWGAIYQAQSAGEERVINSYRYSDMVAYYLLVMVGRAFSSMPGLTSGIARDVRDGSIKRFLTQPVDLIDWMFWNRVAHKLVYYAVATGPFLLVFYLCRDYFRQEVTPTLVAAWIASLIMAFLVGFLIEALLGLLAFWFLEVSSLIFIYMLLSYFLSGHMLPLDWLPEPVAGWIQWLPFKYLAFFPSAVILGRYSPPVLARELLIEAGWVVVLYLANRWALKRGLRRYSAYGG; from the coding sequence ATGAACTCCACCACGCTCCGGACGAAGTGGTTCATCCTGCGGACGTCGATTGACGAGCGCCTCGCCTACCGGGGAGACTTCGCCTTCGCCACCCTCGTTCGGTTTCTGCCCATCGTGACCCAGGTGTTCCTCTGGGGAGCGATCTACCAGGCTCAGTCCGCCGGCGAAGAGCGCGTGATCAACTCCTACCGCTATTCCGATATGGTGGCCTATTACCTCCTGGTGATGGTCGGCCGGGCGTTTTCGAGCATGCCGGGACTGACCTCGGGGATCGCCCGCGACGTCCGCGACGGCTCGATCAAACGCTTCCTGACGCAGCCGGTCGATCTGATCGACTGGATGTTTTGGAACCGGGTGGCCCACAAACTGGTCTATTACGCCGTGGCGACCGGCCCGTTTCTGCTGGTGTTCTACCTCTGCCGGGACTACTTCCGACAGGAAGTCACGCCAACGCTCGTCGCCGCCTGGATCGCCTCGCTGATCATGGCGTTCCTGGTCGGATTTCTGATCGAAGCCCTGCTGGGTCTGCTGGCCTTCTGGTTCCTCGAAGTCAGCTCGCTGATTTTCATCTACATGTTGCTGAGCTACTTCCTGTCGGGGCACATGCTCCCCCTCGACTGGCTGCCGGAGCCGGTGGCCGGCTGGATCCAGTGGCTGCCGTTCAAATACCTGGCCTTTTTCCCCTCGGCCGTGATCCTGGGCCGGTATTCGCCGCCCGTGCTGGCGCGCGAGCTGCTGATTGAGGCCGGCTGGGTCGTAGTCCTCTACCTGGCAAACCGCTGGGCGCTGAAGCGCGGCCTGCGAAGATATAGCGCCTACGGCGGTTAG